The following proteins are co-located in the Solea solea chromosome 21, fSolSol10.1, whole genome shotgun sequence genome:
- the foxj1b gene encoding forkhead box protein J1-B: MPVLTSPDIANKFKEKWLAVFPEDQVAGFDSVPLDDSLTSLHWLQNFSILSADPERPPGAGPGCPSSQQHLFLKRFGFPRGGADSPSSPPAGDTAATGMPLYLGSPVTSGSDSTTAPRFPSCARSASGYPQIPIQANPPVEVDYKTNPKVKPPYSYASLICMAMQASKQPKVTLSTIYNWITENFCYYRHAEPSWQNSIRHNLSLNKCFKKVPRQKDEPGKGGFWQIDPQYADMFVNGIFKRRRMSANQYSSSSSSSGSSSSSSGSSTHRQTKLVQGCHSTQNGCPYQTVSGKRKYLPSKNSNKVVRVTESPLLATEAHKADILRGDFDLASVFDDVLSGDCSTFEDLDINTALSSLGCEMEVSMQGRQLTAGLGRWCGGGDLAGQSQHLSHHQSYGYMDVSVPSLECSVNLGELHMPQQQQQHPQQLEQDQLLQSHHHHLQQFDEPSTLFPERPEEAMLQPWEEIKEEAQAIPLTLDQGFGLCEGFFSEMQTWERVETYL; this comes from the exons ATGCCGGTCCTGACGAGCCCCGACATCGCTAACAAGTTTAAGGAAAAATGGTTGGCGGTATTCCCGGAGGACCAGGTCGCCGGGTTCGACTCTGTCCCCCTGGACGACAGTCTCACCAGCCTCCACTGGCTCCAGAATTTCTCCATCCTCAGCGCAGACCCGGAGCGACCTCCAGGCGCTGGACCCGGGTGTCCGTCTTCTCAGCAGCACCTCTTCCTCAAGAGGTTCGGATTCCCCAGAGGAGGCGCCGACTCCCCGTCCAGCCCTCCGGCCGGGGACACCGCCGCCACCGGGATGCCCCTGTACCTCGGGAGCCCCGTCACCTCCGGCAGTGACTCCACCACGGCACCGCGTTTCCCCAGCTGCGCACGCTCCGCATCCGGCTACCCACAGATCCCCATCCAGGCCAACCCGCCTGTTGAGGTCGACTACAAAACCAACCCTAAAGTCAAGCCGCCTTACTCGTACGCGTCTCTCATCTGTATGGCCATGCAGGCCAGCAAGCAGCCCAAAGTGACTCTGTCCACCATCTACAACTGGATCACGGAGAATTTCTGCTACTACAGACACGCGGAACCCAGCTGGCAG AACTCGATTCGTCACAACTTGTCCCTCAACAAGTGTTTCAAGAAGGTCCCCAGACAAAAGGACGAGCCGGGGAAAGGAGGCTTCTGGCAGATCGATCCTCAGTACGCCGATATGTTTGTCAACGGCATCTTTAAACGCAGGAGGATGTCTGCGAAccagtacagcagcagcagcagcagcagtggcagcagcagcagcagcagtggcagcagcacacacaggcagaccAAATTGGTACAGGGTTGCCACAGCACCCAAAATGGCTGCCCTTACCAAACTGTGAGTGGGAAACGGAAGTACCTGCCgtctaaaaacagcaacaaggTTGTGAGGGTGACTGAGTCGCCGCTATTAGCAACAGAAGCCCACAAGGCAGACATCCTGAGGGGGGACTTTGACCTGGCGTCCGTGTTCGACGATGTTCTCAGTGGGGACTGTAGCACCTTCGAGGACCTGGACATCAACACGGCGCTGAGCTCCCTGGGCTGCGAGATGGAGGTTTCCATGCAGGGGAGGCAGCTCACGGCAGGCTTGGGGAGGTGGTGCGGGGGAGGGGACCTCGCAGGTCAGAGCCAGCACCTGAGCCATCATCAGTCCTACGGCTACATGGACGTGAGCGTGCCGTCGTTGGAGTGCTCGGTCAACCTGGGGGAGCTCCACatgcctcagcagcagcagcagcatcctcaGCAGCTGGAGCAGGATCAGCTGCTCCAgagtcaccaccaccacctgcaGCAGTTCGACGAGCCCTCCACGCTGTTCCCGGAGCGGCCAGAGGAGGCGATGCTGCAGCCGTGGGAGGAAATAAAAGAGGAGGCGCAGGCAATTCCGCTCACAC
- the ubald1a gene encoding UBA-like domain-containing protein 1 — protein sequence MDELKHQVMINQFVLTAGCAADQAKQLLQAAHWQFETALSAFFQETNIPYGHHHQMMCTPANTPATPPNFPDALTMFSRLKASESFNSGSGGSPMAASMATSPPPPQVGGWGVSPNVPQTPQGLWTQGQPPTQPCPAWPTGVNPRAGAEQKASVAMEAER from the exons ATGGATGAACTAAAACATCAAGTCATGATTAACCAGTTCGTCCTGACGGCGGGCTGTGCGGCAGACCAAGCGAAGCAGCTACTGCAGGCGGCACACTGGCAGTTTGAG aCTGCCCTCAGTGCCTTTTTTCAAGAAACAAATATTCCATATGGCCATCATCATCAAATG ATGTGCACCCCAGCCAACACACCAGCAACACCCCCAAACTTCCCGGACGCGCTGACCATGTTCTCACGGCTGAAGGCGTCCGAGAGCTTCAAcagcggcagcggcggcagccCCATGGCCGCCTCCATGGCCACTTCACCTCCGCCCCCCCAGGTCGGCGGCTGGGGGGTCTCACCTAATGTGCCGCAAACTCCACAGGGACTCTGGACTCAGGGGCAGCCCCCCACGCAGCCCTGCCCCGCCTGGCCCACGGGCGTAAACCCTCGCGCGGGCGCCGAGCAGAAGGCTAGTGTAGCGATGGAGGCCGAGAGATGA